From a single Sporosarcina oncorhynchi genomic region:
- the lexA gene encoding transcriptional repressor LexA, whose protein sequence is MKKISKRQQDILTFIKEEVKLKGYPPSVREIGEAVGLASSSTVHGHLARLESKGYIRRDPTKPRAIEILDPDGLDSMKAGVVHVPLVGKVTAGLPITAIENIEEYFPLPDTYGTSDDNLFMLEIVGDSMIEAGILNGDYVIVKQQHSADNGEIVVAMTDEDEATVKRFFKEKDYFRLQPENESMEPIIVNNVSILGKVVGVYRQIH, encoded by the coding sequence ATGAAGAAAATTTCTAAACGACAGCAAGATATTCTAACGTTCATCAAAGAGGAAGTAAAACTGAAAGGGTACCCGCCTTCCGTACGTGAGATTGGTGAAGCAGTCGGACTTGCTTCAAGTTCCACTGTACACGGCCACTTAGCAAGACTTGAAAGCAAAGGGTATATTAGACGTGACCCTACTAAACCGAGGGCGATTGAAATATTGGATCCAGATGGCCTGGACTCGATGAAAGCTGGAGTTGTTCATGTTCCCTTAGTTGGTAAAGTAACGGCAGGGCTACCAATCACCGCAATCGAGAATATCGAAGAGTACTTCCCGCTTCCTGACACATATGGCACATCAGATGACAATCTGTTCATGCTGGAAATTGTCGGCGATAGTATGATAGAAGCTGGAATTTTGAATGGTGACTACGTCATTGTCAAACAACAGCATTCAGCTGACAACGGTGAAATTGTTGTCGCGATGACGGATGAAGATGAAGCAACTGTGAAACGATTCTTTAAAGAGAAAGATTACTTCCGTCTTCAACCTGAAAACGAGTCGATGGAACCAATCATCGTCAATAATGTTTCTATTCTTGGAAAAGTTGTAGGCGTCTACAGACAGATTCATTAA